The Patescibacteria group bacterium genome segment AAAGACATTAGTTGTTTTAGAAAAGATTGAAAAAATTAAAAAAGAAATTAATGAGACAGAAAAAATTTTAAACGAAGACCGTGATGAAGAATTACTAGTCTTAGCCGAAAAAGAGTTGGAAAGGTTAAAAAAAGAAAAAGAAAAGCTAGAAAAAGAACTTGCCGGAGAAGAAAAATTAGAAAACAAAAGTGTGATAGTGGAAATCCGAGCCGGTACTGGCGGCGAAGAAGCGGCTCTTTTCGCCGCTGATTTATTCCGAATGTATTCAAAATTTGCCGAAAAGCAAGGTTGGACAACAGAATTATTTTCTACCAATCGTACCGGCATCGGTGGTTTTAAAGAAGTCATTTTTAGAGTTTCTGGCCAAAATGTCTGGCTAAACTTAAAAAATGAAGCCGGCGTTCATCGTGTCCAAAGAATTCCAGTGACCGAAAAATCAGGACGAATTCACACTTCGACTGCTTCGGTGGCCATTTTACCAGAAGCAAATGAAAGTGAAATATCTATTAGACCAGAAGATTTAAAAATTGAAACCTTTCGTGCCTCCGCCAAAGGTGGTCAAAATGTCCAGAAGGTAGAAAGTGCAGTGCGGATCACTCATTTACCAACTGGCCTGACTGTCTCCTGTCAAGAAGAAAGATCGCAGGCAAGAAATAAAGAAAAGGCTTTAAAAATTTTACGCACCAGGCTGTTAGCTCAAGAACAAGAAAAAAAAGAAAAAGAAATCAGTCAAACTAGAAAAGAGCAAATCAAAAAGGCTGAACGGGCAGATAAAATCCGTACTTATAATTTTCCCCAAAATCGTGTCACTGACCATCGACTGAATAAATCTTGGTATAATTTAGCTGAAATTATGGACGGAAATTTAGAGGAAATTGTGGAGGAATTTAAAAAATAATTATTGGTTTATCGTCTAAAACTAATGTGTTAACACGTTAATTATTGATTAAAAAATGTTTTAATAAATTTTTTGATTTTAATTGTGACGATGGTTTAATAATTAACTCTGTTGTTTTTTGAAATAATACCTAGCCAACTTTTCCCTGGTAAAAATTTTATTTCTTTGCCATTCTCATCATAAAAGCGCGTCCGACCTGCTTCTTTGAGCCACCGACTATTGATAACGTGGCCGTTTTGAAAAACCCTCGCCTCACCTTGGCCGGTCAGTTTAATTTTGCGTCGCCCTTCAGCATCAATGATCGTCATCTCTATGTATTGAAGAATTAAATTTTTAACTCTTAATTCTTGACCATCTTTATCTAAATAAATTTTTCCGTTTTGCCAATATTGATATTCATTATTTTTTGAATCGTACTGCCATTTGACTTGATAAATCGGAGAAAAGGCAAGGTTGATTTTTTCTATTTTTCCCTTTGCCAATTCTTTTTCCTCAAATAACCAGGGCGCAAATTTCGCTTCTGGATTAATTTTTTGCTCGGTTAAAAATTTTTCTATTGACTCTTTTTTTATATAAAGATTGTGCGGGGCAGGTTCACTACTTCGATAAAAATATTTTCCCTGCCAACTAATTTCATTAAGGTCGAAGAGTTTATAAAAGCCCTGTTTTAATTTAAAAAGAACATCTGCCGAACCACCGGCATGAATAAATAATGCTTTGTACTCCTCGGCAATTTCGGCAAAATAAGACCGAGCTGATCGGATTGGTCCTAAATTTTCCGGTAAATTATCTAAATCAAAAATGGCTAAAAAACGAGTCACACCTCCTTCAACTGGTACTTCATAGATTATTGAGGCTAAAGAAAGATTTGGTTTTGGAGCACCTGATAAATTTTCCAAAATCACTGTCACGGGTAACAGACTCTCTTTATTTCGTTCAACAGTCGAACCATCGAGAAGACGGTTATTTTTTCCTTCTCCCTGCTTATCTCCCTGCTCGTTACTTAAGACTGGAGACTGATTCTCAATTTGATTAAAATAAATTTTTGGTTGATGGAAAAGATAACTATTCAACCATAAGAAAAGAATTAGGGAAAAAACAATAATTAATAAAAAGAGGGAAATTTTCGTCATTGACTTTCTTCTTTTTTACTCCCTGGTGTTTGGGGAATTGATGTCTCCTCTTTTCCTTCACTAACTACCTCTTCTCCTTTGATTTCTTCTTTTTCGACTTTTGGCGCAGAAACGCTAACAACCACGTCTTCTAAATTATGAAGAACCCGAATAGTGGTTGGAGTTTTTAGGTCTTTAATTCTAATCAAATCATTTAATTCACGCAATAAGGAAAGATCAACTTCTATTTCATGAATCAAGTCTTTTGGTAAACATTCTATTTTAATTTTCGTCAATTGATGAACAAGAATACCTCCCTTTTCTTTAACGGCTGGGGCCTCACCAAGAAATTTCAAATCAACTTCAACAGTTACTTTTTCTTTTTCTTTCACTTGATAAAAATCAATATGAGAAATTTTTTCTGTTAAAGGATCGTATTGAATGTCATGAATTAAGGCTTTAACTGGCAATTGATCGTCAATTATTAAGTCAATTAAAGTGCTCTCACCGGTCTGTTTAAAAATCTTTTCAAATGGTATCTTTTCAACTTCGATCGCTTGAGGCGTCTTCCCGTGACCATAAAGAATGGCTGGAATCAAACCGGCTTTGCGCAATTTTTTGACTTTTTTGCCAAAAATTTTTCTTGATTTTACTTTAAGAGTTGGCATAAAATTAAAAATTATTTTTTATTATACCCTGCCTTCTTTTTTTGTCAATGTTTGATGAATAATTGCACTCTGAACAAGACCAAGGGAAAGACAATTCATTATTAAAGCACTCCCCCCATAACTAATAAAGGGCAAGGGAATACCAATAATTGGTAAAAGACCCAAGTTCATGCTGACATTAATGATAGCCTGAATCAAAATATTAAACGCTAAACCAAGAATAAGAAAAAAACTAAAATCATCATAAATATTTCTTGCCACCTTAATCATTTTTAAAAAAAACGTTAAAAATAAAACAAGGAGGGAGCCTGCCCCCAAAAAACCAAACTCTTCAGCCAAGGCGGCAAAAATAAAATCTGTCTGACTGGCTGGTAAAAATCTTAATTGGGCCTGAGAACCAGCACCAATCCCTCGACCAAAAAGACCGCCAGCACCAATGGCAATTTTGGCTTGAGCAATTTGGTAGCCCCGACCTAACGGATCTGAGGTTGGAGAAAGAAAAGTTATAATTCTTGCTTTCTGATAATCTTTAAAAAGAAAATGCCAGAAAAAAAGGAAAATTAAAAAGAGAATCAGAAAAATATAGCCTAGATATTTAATTTTCTTAAGGTTCAAAATCATCATTAATAACCAAACGGCACAGATGACCAAGGCTGAACCAAAGTCTGGTTGAAGTAAAATAGGAAAAACAAGAGAGAATAAAATCACAAAACTGAAGAATAAGTCTTTCAACCTCAGTCCTTTTTTTAATTTTTCAGATAAAATTTTCGCTAAAACAATAATTAAGACAATTTTTGCCAATTCCACTGGTTGAAAATAAACCGGACCGAAAAAAAACCAACCCTTAACGCCGTGAAAACTTTTTCCGAAAATTAAAACTAAAATCAAGAGAAGAAGTGTTAAAAAATAAAGTAAATAGGCAGAAAAGTTGAGAAGTCGGAAATCAATCAAACTAAAAAGAAAAAAAAGAAAGAGACCGAAAAGAATAAAAATCAGATGTCTAATAAAAATACTGGCGGCGTTTTTTTCTAAACCTAAAGAAAGGCTATAATGAATAACCAAGCTGAAAATTAAAATCAGAACAAATAAAAAAAATATTGTCCAGTCAAATGATTTAAACTTTCTGATTAGGGCGGTGAAAATTGACATATTTTAATCTTTTTTTTGTTGAAAGATCGAACTCATAAAAGAGAGAGGATCGAAAACGTTAATTTCAGGTAAAACTTTTATCTCTGAAACAAAGGAAAAGGACGATGGCCAAATAATTTTTACTTCTCTTTCTTCTTGGCTAAAAATTTCTTTAAGATTTGTTCGTTCGATAGCCACAATTTCTTGTCCTTGATAAAGTAAGACAATTAAATTAATTTGCCAAAAATTATAAATGGTCGAATTAATAAACTGAAAAGTAGTAACATCTCTTTCTTCTTCTCCTTGGGCGGGTAGATATTTAAGATTTTTAATCAAAAATTGTTTTGGAACTTCTAAAAGATATTTTTTTTCTTGACGAAGACGTTGCCACTCAATTTCTTCAATTTGACAAGTCAAATTAAGTGGCGGTTCGTTAATTTGATGATTAAAAATGATTAAAAATTTTTCTTCGTTTGGTAAAAGAAACTTTGTCATTGAAGGTGACTCGCCCTTGGACCAAATAAAATGATATTTCAACGAACGAGCATACCAATTTTGATTGGGATTTTTAACTAAACAAATCAAATGATATCTACCACGACCAAGAGGAATGGCTTTACTATAAATAATTTCTGGCATTAAAGGGGTAATACTTTTATGAAGTTTTTCATAGTTGATGTTGACTAACCGCCCTAATTCTTTTTCCATTTCTTGATACTCTTTACTTTGAATAAGATAAAGAGTAAAATGATAGAAAAAATAGAACCAAATGAGAAGATCAATGATT includes the following:
- the prfA gene encoding peptide chain release factor 1, which translates into the protein MTIEELKNKIKKMEQDFNDPQVFNCPEKLAVLQKEYQKIKKTLVVLEKIEKIKKEINETEKILNEDRDEELLVLAEKELERLKKEKEKLEKELAGEEKLENKSVIVEIRAGTGGEEAALFAADLFRMYSKFAEKQGWTTELFSTNRTGIGGFKEVIFRVSGQNVWLNLKNEAGVHRVQRIPVTEKSGRIHTSTASVAILPEANESEISIRPEDLKIETFRASAKGGQNVQKVESAVRITHLPTGLTVSCQEERSQARNKEKALKILRTRLLAQEQEKKEKEISQTRKEQIKKAERADKIRTYNFPQNRVTDHRLNKSWYNLAEIMDGNLEEIVEEFKK
- a CDS encoding DUF3048 domain-containing protein, which produces MTKISLFLLIIVFSLILFLWLNSYLFHQPKIYFNQIENQSPVLSNEQGDKQGEGKNNRLLDGSTVERNKESLLPVTVILENLSGAPKPNLSLASIIYEVPVEGGVTRFLAIFDLDNLPENLGPIRSARSYFAEIAEEYKALFIHAGGSADVLFKLKQGFYKLFDLNEISWQGKYFYRSSEPAPHNLYIKKESIEKFLTEQKINPEAKFAPWLFEEKELAKGKIEKINLAFSPIYQVKWQYDSKNNEYQYWQNGKIYLDKDGQELRVKNLILQYIEMTIIDAEGRRKIKLTGQGEARVFQNGHVINSRWLKEAGRTRFYDENGKEIKFLPGKSWLGIISKNNRVNY
- a CDS encoding 50S ribosomal protein L25; protein product: MPTLKVKSRKIFGKKVKKLRKAGLIPAILYGHGKTPQAIEVEKIPFEKIFKQTGESTLIDLIIDDQLPVKALIHDIQYDPLTEKISHIDFYQVKEKEKVTVEVDLKFLGEAPAVKEKGGILVHQLTKIKIECLPKDLIHEIEVDLSLLRELNDLIRIKDLKTPTTIRVLHNLEDVVVSVSAPKVEKEEIKGEEVVSEGKEETSIPQTPGSKKEESQ
- a CDS encoding FtsW/RodA/SpoVE family cell cycle protein, with the protein product MSIFTALIRKFKSFDWTIFFLFVLILIFSLVIHYSLSLGLEKNAASIFIRHLIFILFGLFLFFLFSLIDFRLLNFSAYLLYFLTLLLLILVLIFGKSFHGVKGWFFFGPVYFQPVELAKIVLIIVLAKILSEKLKKGLRLKDLFFSFVILFSLVFPILLQPDFGSALVICAVWLLMMILNLKKIKYLGYIFLILFLIFLFFWHFLFKDYQKARIITFLSPTSDPLGRGYQIAQAKIAIGAGGLFGRGIGAGSQAQLRFLPASQTDFIFAALAEEFGFLGAGSLLVLFLTFFLKMIKVARNIYDDFSFFLILGLAFNILIQAIINVSMNLGLLPIIGIPLPFISYGGSALIMNCLSLGLVQSAIIHQTLTKKEGRV